The DNA region CCAGCGCTCGGCGAAATACAACGGCGAAGGTCGGCCCACATAGTCATGCAGATCGGCATCCAGCTCGGCGAGAAACGCCGGATCGGCGAGGTATTTTTCGTAGGCGGCCTGTAGCTCCTGTAACGGCACCATTAGGGTTTCAGCGACGAAGCGACCACCGTAAACCCCGAAATGGCCGCGATTGTCCGGCATCTGACCGATGAGTTTGTCGCCTCGATTTAAGTCCTGCTGTGACACGCTGACTTACCTCTTCTGTTGTCTAAATACAAGGGTGGGCACCGCCCACCGTTTCAGGTTTTGGATAACTCGTGATGGTGGGCGATGCCCACCCTACTTACTGCTGAAACAATTCAATGCGTCATCCGAAGATTTAACGCATCCGCCGCCTGCACCGCGGCGACAAAGTCCGCCATTTTACCCCAATCCTTCACACCCTTGCCTTTTAATCGAGGGTCGGCCTCGACGCCACCACTCACATCCACGGCGTAGGGCCGCACGATGCGGATCGCCTCACCCACATTTTCGGCGTTCAAGCCCCCGGCGAGTATCACCGATGTCGGCAAGTCATCCGGCACCCGCGCCCACTCGAACGACTCACCGGTGCCGCCCGGCAGGGCCGGATGATAGGCATCCAGCAACAGGCCCCAGGATTGCGCGTAACGCGCCGCCTCGGCGTGCAAATCGACGCCCTCGGCCATGCGGATCGCCTTGATCCACGGCCGGTCAAAACTGGCGCAAAACTCGGGCGATTCATCTCCGTGAAATTGCAGCAGATCCAGGTTGACCTGATCCAGCACTGCCTGGATTTCCTCCGCCGAAGCGTTCACGAACAGGCCCACCGACGTCACAAAGGGCGGCAAGGCATCCAGCACCGCGCAGGCTTGTTTGATGTCGACATGGCGCGGGCTGGGGCCATAAAACACCAGGCCGATGGCATCCACACCCAGCTTCGCGGCCTGTTCCGCATCCTGCGGATTGGTGATGCCGCAAATTTTTATTCGAGTGGTCATGTTTATCTGGACGCGTGGCGTGAAACAACAGGGTCAAAAAAACGATCTAATTAAGCTCTACTACAATGAGCGGCGCAGGTTACCAGACCAGCTGGGTCGGCGGAACCTGCGGAATGCCGAACTCCGGCGGATATTCTACACCCATAAAATAAAGTCCGTGCGGCGGCGCCGTGACGCCCCCCTGCGTGCGGTCGCGCGCCTCCAGCACCTCGCGACTCCAGTCGATGTCTTGCTCGCCCGCACCGATGGCCATCAGTACCCCGGCGATATTGCGCACCATGTGGTGCAGAAAGGCGTTGGCCTCGAGGTCGATGATGATCAGATCTTCCCGGCGTTGCACATCCAGTTGATGCACCGTGCGTATCGGGCTGTGTGCCTGACAGGCTGCCGCACGGTAGGAATTAAAATCGTGCTCACCCAGCAAGTGCTGCGCAGCCTGTTGCATGCGTCGCTCGTCCAAAGGCCGGTGATCCCAGGACACGCGTCCTGCGGCAAAACTGGGGCGCACAAAGCGATTGGCGATCACGTAACGGTAACGTCGACGCACCGCCGAAAAGCGCGCATGAAAATCGTCACTCACCGGCTTGGCCCACAACACCGAAATGGCCTTGCTGATATTGGCATTGGTGCCCAGCACCCAGGAACGTTCACTGCGCTCGGTGTCGGTATCGAAATGAATCACCTGTCCGTAACCGTGCACCCCCGTGTCGGTACGACCCGCGCAGACAATCTTCACCTCCGCGTTGGCCACTTTAGAGATGCCGATTTCCAGACTCTCCTGCACCGTCGGCAAATCCTCTTTCTGAGCCTGCCAGCCGCAAAAATGGCTGCCGTCGTATTCCACGCCCATGGCGATACGCATCAGACTACACCCCCTCCACGGCGAGGCTTTTCGCCGTCAGCTTGACGCCCACGATCACCGCCAGCAACAGCAGGGGAATGCCCCACTGCAACAGCGGCGGTCGCGTCTGCTCGGGCAGGGCAATTTCGCGCAAGGGTGCCGCGTGCGCCTCCCGCACCACCTGCGAAAACAGACGCTGCGCGGTACGGGCAATCATGCGTAGTCTGGGACCCGTGGCAGAGACTTCAACAGCCGCCGTTGCGCCCTCATCACCCACCCGGGATTCACGGCGATAGGCTGCACGCACGGCACTGACGGATTCCAGAGTCAGGCTGATGCGCACTGCCAATCGCTCATGCGACACGCCAATCCAGGACAGCGGTCGCAGACACCAGTGTATGGCCCCCAGAAACTCGTCCTGCCCGGTACTGGTCAGCAACACGTTGACCGCAGCAACGAGCAACACCAGCACCGCGATGCGGGACAGCCCCAACAACACACCTTCCCGAGTAGGTCCCCACACCAGTTCGGGCCACAACAGGACCCCGGGGGTGAAAAACAGATAGATGACAAAAATGGACAGAAACAGCCAGCGCAGTCGCTTTAACATCACCCGTGCCGGACCCAGCGGGGCGCAGCCCCCTGTGCTGATCTTGAACAGATACAGGGGGACCACCAGCAGTGTGCCCAGCAACAGGACTGCGGATTCACCGGCCGCCATCGCCGCCGCAAAAATCAGAAAACAGATTATCTTGATCACTGCGTGCATAGATAGATTGATGGCAACATTTCGTGAGGGAGATCGGCCGCCTTGTGCCGGCCGGAGACAGCATGCGACTTTACCGCAAACTGCCTACGCACTTCCAGTAAGGTCTCGCGAACTTCCGGCAAACGACAAACCCGGCGAGCCTCAGCCACACTACCTGTATCCAGAATCCGTACCCAAAACCCGCAACCAAAACCGCCGCGAAAAAAAACGGCGCGACTCCAGAGAGTCCGCGCCGTTGGTATCCCGGTTACTGACGACAATCGCCAGCGCCCGAATCAGGCATCAGGCAATTTGTGACAACAACTCCTCAGCCTGTTTTTTCTGCTCGTCATCACCCTCTTCCAGCACCTCATCGAGGATACTGCGCGCACCGTCGGCATCGCCCATATCAACATAGGCCTTGGCCAGGTCCAGCTTGGTGCCGACCTCGTCGACGGAACCAAACACATCCTCCAGTTCGTCGCCCAGCTCATCTCCCAGCTCATTGGCCAATTCATCACCCAGATCCTCAGCGGACAGGTCTTCCCCGGCAGACTCCAGTGACAGCTCATCCATGCCGCCCAGATCAAAATCCAGACCGCCTTCCTCATCGGCGGTCGCCACTGCCGTGTCTTCCGACTCGGCATCGACATCAAGATTGAAATCCAGTGACGAGACATCGAAGTCCAGGCCATTGTCATCGTCCGCTTTTGGGGCAGCGGCGGGCTTTTCGGCCTTGACCGGCTCCTCCGACGGCATCTCCATATCAAAATTCAGGTCGGCAAGCTCTTCCGTCTCCGGCTCTGCGAGCGAGGCAGCGGCATCACCCGTGGCCGCCTCCAGTTCCGCAAAGACGTCATCGGCCTCCAGATCAAGACCGGACGAGTCTCCGCCAACACTGTCGGTATCCAGGTCAAAATCGAAATCCAGCAGATCGTCATCACCCGCCTCGGCCGCCTCGGCCAAATCCTCTTTCAGCGCATCGGCAGAGCTACCACCAAACAGATCGCTACCCGGACAGAGCTGTGAACCCATGGTGACCACCTTGGCCCACATGGGATCTGATTCATCACCCAGGGCATCATGGAACTCCTGGGCGCGTTGCTCAAAGACCGCGCGATCCTTGGCCGCAAAGGAGACCTCCAATAGCTTGAGTTTGATCTCGTTGCGCTCCGGCTCTTTCTCCAGCGCCTCTTTAAGAATGTCTTCTGCCTGCTGATGACGGCCGTAAGCCAGATAAACGTCGGCCTCAGAGATAGGATCCACATCAGCCGAATCCGCCTCGATGCCGCTCATGCCACTCATCTCGCTCATGGCGAAATCGCTGACCATGGAGCTTTCACCGCCCTGGGTCATCGTCTCTGCGGTCGCACCGGCACTCGCGCCCGCACCACCCACGTTCAGAATGCTCTCCTCAAAGCCATCCTGCATCCTGCGGCGGCGTTGAATCACTACGGCGATGATCAGTACCAGGATGCCAATACCACCGTACATCAGCATGGGATCATCCAGCAGACCCGGCTCATCCACTACGGCAGGCGCTGGCGCCATCTTGGGAGCCACTGCCTCCTCGGCCTCGACCACTGGGGCCTCGTCTTCCGACGGCATCGACTCTGCCATCGCGGCAATCGCGGCATCATCTGCGGCGGCCTCATCGCTGATCGCTTCCGGGCTGACGATGGGCGTCTCGGCCTCAGCCGGTACGACATCCTTACCCAGCTGTTTCTGCATACTCAGCATCTCATCATCCTTGAGCATGATCAGACGTTGCATGGCCTCCAGCTGTTCTTCCATTTGGGAGAGACGGGATTTCAGTTCATCGGTTTCCTGACGATTGGCATCCAGCGCCTCGGCCGCCAGCAACAGGTCTTCGCGCAGCTGGTTGACATCACCCTCACCCGCACCGCTACCGGCACCCTGACTGCCTGGCGCGACCAGCTTGAGACGGGCCTGATCGGCAGCCGACAGTGTCGAACCGGCCGCGCCTTCACCATCACGCGCCACTCGACCACCGGCAGGCGCCTCTGCCTGCAGCACCAGCTTGCCACTCTTACGGGCTCGCCACTCGACGTGCTGACGTTGAATTTCTGCATCCGCATCCGCCACGGTCAGTGCGTTCAGCCTGGCGGCATCATCCACCCGCAACACATAACCGGCCTTCAGCTGGTTCACATTACCGTTATAGAAGGCATTGGGATTCTCACGCACCAGGGCGGCCATCATCTGATTGACCGTGACGTCGCCGGGACGCATCTGGTTGGCAATTTCAAACAGGGTATCGTTGTATTTCACCGGGCCATACGTCAGCTCACCGGCCTTACGGCTGACTGGCGCCAGCTCGGCGCGGGCGCGGATGGGGGCCTGGCGGGTCTGGGCAGGACGGCTGGCAGCGGCTGCCGAAGGTGTCGCGGCGGCCGCAGGCTGGGACACCGGGGCAGGCGCCTCGGCGGACAACACAGGCGGATCCACCAGTACGGTAAATTCTCGCAGGATGCGTCCCCGAGGCCAGCGGGCCTCAACGACAAAATCCAGGAAGGGTTCGGTAACGGTTCGGGTGCTATTCAGCTGGACGTAGGCGGTGCCATTTTTGCGTTTGACGACATCGAAGCGGATGTCGGTAAGGAAAAAGGCCCGCTCGGCGCCGACCCGCTGGAAATCCTCTTCCGAGGCCAGCTTGACCACCAGATTATTGAGATCATCCGGCTGTAGCGAAAGCAACTCGATTTCGGCATTCAGCGGCTGGTTCAGCGCCGAATTCATCGTGATGTTGCCAAGACCCAGCGCATAACTCGCGACCGGAATCAACATTGCCAAAAGGGCAATGACCGCTGCCAATCGTTTAGCCGGTGCCGATTGTCTAGCAGGTGCCAATAGCTTACCCATAGTTACTCCCGTTTTTAGTTTTTCAGCCTGCCTGCTGAGCCCCCTATCTAGGAAACCCACTACAGCATCGGCAACCTATAGGAATTATTTAGAAATATTAGGCAATTAGAGAAAAGTTTAAGAAGCCACTTAAGAAGCCACTATAACTTACACACCTTCTTTTACCAATAATTCAAGGATTTGCACACTATTCAGGGCGGCCCCCTTGCGCACATTATCGGCAACCACCCACAAACTTAAACCATAGGGGTCGGAAATATCATCGCGCACCCGCCCCACGAATACCGCATCCTGACCTGCCGCATCGGTGACCGCGGTAGGACCACCACCCTTTGCGCCAGCCTTCAGCATCTTCACCCCGGGCGCCCGGCGCAACAGCTCGGTTGCCTTTTTGGCGCCCAGTTTGGCCCGGGTCTCCACGCTCAGCACCTGCGAATGGCCGAAAAAGACCGGCGCCTGCAAGGTGGTCGGATGAATAACGATATCGTTATCGGCAAGAATTTTTTGCGACGCCCTTACCATTTTCATCTCGCAGCCCAGGTAGCCATTTTCTTCCACGACATCGACCTGGGGCAAGACATTAAACGCGATCTGCTGTGGAAAAACGTCGCTCTTGACCTCCTGCATATTCAGCAGGGCAATCGTCTGGCTGGCAAGCTCGCCCATGCCGGCCCTGCCCAGGGCCGTGGCCGCCTGATAACTGACGACGTTGATGCGATCAATACCCACCGCGTCATGAATGGGTTTGAGGGCGATCAGCATCT from Gammaproteobacteria bacterium includes:
- a CDS encoding phosphoribosylanthranilate isomerase, with the protein product MTTRIKICGITNPQDAEQAAKLGVDAIGLVFYGPSPRHVDIKQACAVLDALPPFVTSVGLFVNASAEEIQAVLDQVNLDLLQFHGDESPEFCASFDRPWIKAIRMAEGVDLHAEAARYAQSWGLLLDAYHPALPGGTGESFEWARVPDDLPTSVILAGGLNAENVGEAIRIVRPYAVDVSGGVEADPRLKGKGVKDWGKMADFVAAVQAADALNLRMTH
- the truA gene encoding tRNA pseudouridine(38-40) synthase TruA produces the protein MRIAMGVEYDGSHFCGWQAQKEDLPTVQESLEIGISKVANAEVKIVCAGRTDTGVHGYGQVIHFDTDTERSERSWVLGTNANISKAISVLWAKPVSDDFHARFSAVRRRYRYVIANRFVRPSFAAGRVSWDHRPLDERRMQQAAQHLLGEHDFNSYRAAACQAHSPIRTVHQLDVQRREDLIIIDLEANAFLHHMVRNIAGVLMAIGAGEQDIDWSREVLEARDRTQGGVTAPPHGLYFMGVEYPPEFGIPQVPPTQLVW
- a CDS encoding FimV/HubP family polar landmark protein; this translates as MLIPVASYALGLGNITMNSALNQPLNAEIELLSLQPDDLNNLVVKLASEEDFQRVGAERAFFLTDIRFDVVKRKNGTAYVQLNSTRTVTEPFLDFVVEARWPRGRILREFTVLVDPPVLSAEAPAPVSQPAAAATPSAAAASRPAQTRQAPIRARAELAPVSRKAGELTYGPVKYNDTLFEIANQMRPGDVTVNQMMAALVRENPNAFYNGNVNQLKAGYVLRVDDAARLNALTVADADAEIQRQHVEWRARKSGKLVLQAEAPAGGRVARDGEGAAGSTLSAADQARLKLVAPGSQGAGSGAGEGDVNQLREDLLLAAEALDANRQETDELKSRLSQMEEQLEAMQRLIMLKDDEMLSMQKQLGKDVVPAEAETPIVSPEAISDEAAADDAAIAAMAESMPSEDEAPVVEAEEAVAPKMAPAPAVVDEPGLLDDPMLMYGGIGILVLIIAVVIQRRRRMQDGFEESILNVGGAGASAGATAETMTQGGESSMVSDFAMSEMSGMSGIEADSADVDPISEADVYLAYGRHQQAEDILKEALEKEPERNEIKLKLLEVSFAAKDRAVFEQRAQEFHDALGDESDPMWAKVVTMGSQLCPGSDLFGGSSADALKEDLAEAAEAGDDDLLDFDFDLDTDSVGGDSSGLDLEADDVFAELEAATGDAAASLAEPETEELADLNFDMEMPSEEPVKAEKPAAAPKADDDNGLDFDVSSLDFNLDVDAESEDTAVATADEEGGLDFDLGGMDELSLESAGEDLSAEDLGDELANELGDELGDELEDVFGSVDEVGTKLDLAKAYVDMGDADGARSILDEVLEEGDDEQKKQAEELLSQIA
- a CDS encoding aspartate-semialdehyde dehydrogenase, which codes for MSEKIDLALVGATGLVGEAVVSFLAERAFPVGKFFPLASAHTAGQKVELDGKYHTVKDVLDFDFSQVKMALFCAGDAVSAEYVPRALAAGCIVVDTSSQFADDADVPLVIPEVNPQVLAGFGQARGQRKLIISPDSATVQMLIALKPIHDAVGIDRINVVSYQAATALGRAGMGELASQTIALLNMQEVKSDVFPQQIAFNVLPQVDVVEENGYLGCEMKMVRASQKILADNDIVIHPTTLQAPVFFGHSQVLSVETRAKLGAKKATELLRRAPGVKMLKAGAKGGGPTAVTDAAGQDAVFVGRVRDDISDPYGLSLWVVADNVRKGAALNSVQILELLVKEGV